A region of the Methanobrevibacter ruminantium M1 genome:
TTTCTGTATTTTCCTGGAACTTCCCCTGGGCCGAATACATTAAAGAACCTTGCATTTACAATAGGCATGTCATATAGGTTATGGAAATAATTGGTATATAATTCACCAAGAAGCTTAGTAACCTGATATGGGGTGTGCAAGGAAATGGATATGTCATGCTCTTCAAAAGGCATCTTAGAGTCAAGCCCATATACTCCACAGCCAGAGGATGAGTATACAAATCTTTCAACACCAGTGAGCTGTGCATATTGAAGCACCTTTAGAATGCCTATGCCGTTAACCATCAAGTCGGTTTCCGGATTGTCCACACTGTTTTGATTAGCGAAGTGAGCTGCCAAATGGAATACATAGTCCGGCTTCATCTTAAATACGCGCTTTAACTCCTCATCATCAAGGATGTCCCCTTGAATAAGCTCAACGTTTTCGTTGGTTGGCACATTCCATTCATATGCAGAGGACATATTATCTAAAATGATCACTTTCTCTGCACCAAGCTCTGCTAATTTTCTAGTTAAGTTGCTGCCTACACAGCCTGCTCCACCAGTTACTAAAATAGTTTTATCTTGATATTCGTTATATTTGGACATAAAAATCACTTAAAATTCCAGTTAATTGATAAATAATTATAATAGTTTATATGTTATTAAATATGTTTTTATGATTAATAAAAGTATTTAAAAACCATTGAAAAAAAAATTTAAAAAATCAACACCGCAAAATAATAAAACAAATCATAAAACAAATCATAAAACAAATCATAAAACAAATCATAAACATCATATTAAAAAATTATATAACAATGCAAATAAATATTATAATATAATTAAAGTATAATTAAAGTTTAAATAAAACTAAAAAATAATCTTAAAAAAATAGCTTAAAAAAATAAAAAATAAACTTAAGATAAGCTTAAATATACTCATAAGATAAACTTAAGATTTTACTTGGCAAATGGTGTTATAATGGAGATAGAACATACACACGAACTTATCAAAGATGTTTTTGGAATGAATATGAAAGAGGCAAGGCTTTTAGACGATCTCTTAAAGACTAACGACCTATCCGAGATATTGGAATTAGGCTTTGCACATGGAGTGTCCTCCTGTTACTTTGCATCCACACTTAAGGATATGGGAAAAGGTCACTTGACAACCATAGACAATACTACAGCTAAAACCCGTAATCCTAACATAGAGGAATTATTAAAAAAGACAGGGCTTGAAGAATATGTGACCTATTATTTTGAAGCGGTTTCATACAATTGGAGATTGATGAAGCTGATTGAGGAAAATAACGGACCTATATTTGACTTTTGCTATATTGACGGCGCCCACGATTGGAACAATGACGGATTTGCATTCCTTTTAGTGGATAAGCTATTAAAGCCTGGAGGAATTATAATATTTGATGATTATAACTGGAGCTTTTCACGAAGCCCCTCTATGAGCCAGTCTCCAAGAGTTCTTGCCATGTCAAAGGAAGAACAGGAAACCCCTCAAATTAAAAAGGTATATGATATGCTAGTTAAGACCCATCCTAATTATCATAATTTCAAGATCTTAAATGACAATAGCTGGGCATTGGCTCAAAAGAAGGAAGAAGAGGACCTTTTTGAAAACCAAGTAAATAAGCTCGAATCTGAAAACAGGAAATTGAGAAAAAAGCAAAAGGAGATTATGTCTTCAAACAGTTGGAAGATGACAAAGCCATTAAGACAGCTTAGAAATAAAAAATAACTTTTCTAAACTGGTTAAAAAAAATATAATAAACACTTTATAAAAATAGGCATCTTCTTCTTTTTATAAAAAAAATTGAAAATAAAAAAAAGTATCTAAAACACAGTGCATTATAAAAAAAGTATAAAAATAAATTATATAATAAAAAAAACATTAATAAAAGACTAAAAAAGAAAAAATAAGGAGAAATTAAAAGATCTAAAGAGATTTTAAATCTAGCGTCTTGCACGGCCTACTTTACGTGCAATTACAATTTCTCCAACTGAAATAAGACCTGCAAAGAACTTTTCAAGTCCACCAGTTGCCCAAATCGCTTCACCGAAAGTGGCATTCTGAATATTCTTCTCATATTCTTCAGCAGTGATCTTTACCCCTGTGGTTCTTGTACTGATTTTAGCAGAAGCCTCCATCAATTCATCCCAAGTAACCCCTTTAAGCTCTTTTTCCATAGCTTCATAAATCTTGCTAACCTTAATGTCATAAAGGGAAGACATTGAATCAACCACATCTACAGATCTGCATACTCCAATGACCTTATTTTCATCATCAATGATAGGAACGCTGATTAGCTTATGCTTTGAGATTTCAATAACCGCATTCTTTGCAGCCTCATCTTCCTTAATGGCCAATATGTTCTCAACAGGATCCATTACCTCTGAAATCAGTTTCTTGCCTTCGCGCAAGCCTTTTGTAATGTTGAATGAAGTAATCCATCCTTCCAATTTCATGTCCTTATCTAAAACAGGGGCAGTGAATCTTTTAGATTCTTCCATTTTTATAGAAACAGCTTCTATTGTATCGTCTTTTGATACATAAACAAATTTCTTATCCATCAT
Encoded here:
- a CDS encoding CBS domain-containing protein yields the protein MKAKEMMDKKFVYVSKDDTIEAVSIKMEESKRFTAPVLDKDMKLEGWITSFNITKGLREGKKLISEVMDPVENILAIKEDEAAKNAVIEISKHKLISVPIIDDENKVIGVCRSVDVVDSMSSLYDIKVSKIYEAMEKELKGVTWDELMEASAKISTRTTGVKITAEEYEKNIQNATFGEAIWATGGLEKFFAGLISVGEIVIARKVGRARR
- a CDS encoding class I SAM-dependent methyltransferase, which gives rise to MEIEHTHELIKDVFGMNMKEARLLDDLLKTNDLSEILELGFAHGVSSCYFASTLKDMGKGHLTTIDNTTAKTRNPNIEELLKKTGLEEYVTYYFEAVSYNWRLMKLIEENNGPIFDFCYIDGAHDWNNDGFAFLLVDKLLKPGGIIIFDDYNWSFSRSPSMSQSPRVLAMSKEEQETPQIKKVYDMLVKTHPNYHNFKILNDNSWALAQKKEEEDLFENQVNKLESENRKLRKKQKEIMSSNSWKMTKPLRQLRNKK
- a CDS encoding NAD-dependent epimerase/dehydratase family protein, with the protein product MSKYNEYQDKTILVTGGAGCVGSNLTRKLAELGAEKVIILDNMSSAYEWNVPTNENVELIQGDILDDEELKRVFKMKPDYVFHLAAHFANQNSVDNPETDLMVNGIGILKVLQYAQLTGVERFVYSSSGCGVYGLDSKMPFEEHDISISLHTPYQVTKLLGELYTNYFHNLYDMPIVNARFFNVFGPGEVPGKYRNVIPNFFYWSMTKQALPITGDGTETRDWTFVGDIVNGLLSMGVEEEAIGEAINLGSGKDHRVIDMANKVNQLTGNEEGIAYVARRNWDAKTKLLSSIDKAKDILGYKPTVSFDDGLERVYGWFTDNWEDIERDAEF